From a region of the Gordonia sp. PP30 genome:
- the pip gene encoding prolyl aminopeptidase, translated as MSGLYPPLEPYASGHLAVGDGQEIYWETSGNPAGKPVVFVHGGPGGGTSGEQRRFFDPERYRIVLFDQRGCGRSRPHIADAEAAGPDALAAALAANNTAALIGDLEKLRTHLGIDRWQVFGGSWGSTLGLAYAQTHPDRVTELVLRGIFLLRRSEIDWYYNGGAAHLFPDVWESYLAPVPEDERDGDLVAAYHRILTGSDRAAAARAAAAWTGWENRTSHLLPRSDSGDGDRFDLAFATIENHYFVHGGFLDEGQLLSNIGALQDIPGVIVQGRYDVVCPMRSAWDLHRAWPQARFVVVDDAGHASFEPGIAAQLVAATDHFAKEAPR; from the coding sequence ATGAGCGGTCTCTACCCACCCCTCGAGCCGTACGCGTCCGGTCATCTCGCCGTCGGCGACGGCCAGGAGATCTACTGGGAGACCTCGGGGAATCCCGCCGGGAAGCCGGTGGTCTTCGTGCACGGCGGCCCCGGCGGCGGCACCTCCGGTGAGCAGCGCCGCTTCTTCGATCCGGAGCGCTACCGCATCGTGCTGTTCGACCAGCGCGGCTGCGGGCGGTCGCGCCCGCACATCGCCGACGCCGAGGCCGCCGGGCCGGACGCGCTCGCCGCCGCTTTGGCGGCGAACAACACCGCCGCCCTGATCGGCGATCTGGAGAAGCTGCGCACGCACCTCGGTATCGACCGCTGGCAGGTCTTCGGCGGATCGTGGGGGTCGACGCTGGGCCTGGCCTACGCGCAAACCCACCCGGATCGGGTGACCGAACTGGTGTTGCGCGGCATCTTCCTGCTGCGTCGCAGCGAGATCGACTGGTACTACAACGGCGGCGCGGCGCACCTGTTCCCGGACGTCTGGGAGAGCTATCTCGCGCCCGTGCCGGAGGACGAACGCGACGGCGACCTGGTCGCCGCCTATCACCGCATCCTGACCGGCTCGGACCGGGCGGCGGCGGCCCGCGCCGCCGCGGCCTGGACGGGCTGGGAGAACCGGACCTCGCACCTGCTGCCGCGGAGCGATTCGGGCGACGGCGACCGCTTCGACCTCGCCTTCGCTACCATCGAGAATCACTACTTCGTTCACGGCGGCTTCCTCGACGAGGGCCAGTTGCTGTCGAATATCGGGGCGCTGCAAGACATTCCGGGGGTCATCGTGCAGGGACGGTACGACGTCGTCTGTCCGATGCGCAGCGCCTGGGATCTGCACCGCGCCTGGCCGCAGGCGCGCTTCGTCGTCGTCGACGATGCCGGACACGCATCGTTCGAGCCCGGGATCGCCGCGCAACTGGTCGCGGCGACCGACCACTTCGCCAAGGAGGCACCTCGTTGA
- a CDS encoding CYTH and CHAD domain-containing protein, with protein MNPRAEIIEVECKFDVDAGLPAPDLSVLVPGGRAGEPQQYELVATYLDTPAHDLAAHRITLRRRTGGTDSGWHLKRPAGGDARRELQVDFSEAPADGPVPAAIASAVLAIVRDRPLIPVAEISTARTVTVVYDEDGDSLAEFCEDRVLSHAHQSQVTKEWAEWEFELTGGDTRLLKKARSLLRGAGARPASSVSKLARAIGSEPRNHKPAKLAKHPTGLDLVVHSLATHRDSLLHWDPLVRENAWDAVHQMRVTARKLRSVLTSFPTVLDSESVAGLSEELRALGEVLGEARDREVQLEINAGLLDSENDPPADLRVALIDDELVRQQRSLRSLRYALSTRRYLQLLDTLDALIANPAPGPDADRGAEKVAMEGIEHAAKRMHKAEKKLDDFDEWSEEWVEQVHRIRKRAKAVRYTADAGKPLGLKKAAKAAAEAAGVQTHLGDFNDTVVNRENLQKVVAVPGLSSRAVFVLGRLDAREEERGRRAVQAFLDERP; from the coding sequence TTGAACCCCCGCGCCGAGATCATCGAAGTGGAGTGCAAGTTCGACGTCGACGCCGGGCTGCCGGCCCCCGACCTGAGCGTGCTGGTCCCGGGCGGCCGGGCCGGCGAGCCCCAGCAGTACGAGCTGGTGGCGACCTACCTCGACACCCCCGCCCACGACCTCGCCGCGCATCGCATCACGCTGCGGCGCCGCACCGGCGGCACCGACAGCGGCTGGCATCTCAAGCGGCCGGCCGGCGGCGACGCCCGGCGGGAACTGCAGGTCGACTTCTCCGAGGCGCCCGCCGACGGGCCGGTCCCCGCGGCCATCGCGAGCGCCGTGCTGGCGATCGTGCGCGACCGGCCGCTGATCCCGGTCGCCGAGATCAGCACCGCGCGCACGGTCACCGTCGTGTACGACGAGGACGGCGACTCGCTCGCCGAGTTCTGCGAGGACCGCGTCCTCTCGCACGCGCACCAGTCGCAGGTCACCAAGGAGTGGGCCGAGTGGGAGTTCGAGCTCACCGGCGGTGACACGCGCCTGCTCAAGAAGGCCCGTTCGCTGCTCCGCGGCGCCGGTGCGCGCCCGGCGTCGAGCGTCTCCAAACTGGCCCGCGCCATCGGCTCCGAACCGCGCAACCACAAGCCGGCCAAGCTCGCCAAGCACCCGACGGGCCTCGATCTCGTGGTGCATTCCCTTGCCACACACCGGGATTCGCTACTGCACTGGGATCCTCTGGTCCGCGAGAACGCATGGGACGCCGTGCACCAGATGCGGGTGACCGCCCGGAAGCTGCGATCGGTGCTGACGTCGTTCCCGACGGTGCTCGACTCGGAGTCCGTCGCGGGGCTCTCCGAGGAGTTGCGCGCACTCGGCGAGGTGCTGGGCGAGGCGCGCGACCGCGAGGTGCAGCTGGAGATCAACGCCGGGCTCCTCGACTCGGAGAACGATCCGCCCGCCGACCTGCGCGTCGCGCTGATCGACGACGAACTGGTCCGCCAGCAGCGCTCCCTCCGGTCGCTGCGGTACGCGCTGTCGACCCGCCGGTACCTGCAACTGCTCGACACCCTCGACGCGCTGATCGCGAATCCGGCCCCCGGCCCCGATGCCGACCGCGGCGCGGAGAAGGTCGCGATGGAGGGCATCGAGCACGCCGCCAAACGGATGCACAAGGCCGAGAAGAAGCTCGACGACTTCGACGAGTGGTCCGAGGAGTGGGTGGAGCAGGTGCACCGCATCCGCAAGCGCGCCAAGGCCGTCCGGTACACCGCCGACGCCGGCAAGCCGCTGGGCCTGAAGAAGGCGGCGAAGGCCGCCGCGGAGGCCGCCGGCGTGCAGACCCATCTGGGCGATTTCAACGATACGGTCGTCAATCGCGAGAATCTGCAGAAGGTCGTGGCCGTCCCCGGCCTCTCGTCCCGCGCGGTCTTCGTGCTCGGCCGGCTGGATGCCCGGGAGGAAGAGCGCGGCCGCCGCGCCGTCCAGGCATTCCTCGACGAGCGCCCTTAG
- a CDS encoding RNB domain-containing ribonuclease: MTTQWRLRAPALDFDRLRAELGLAAEFPADVTAEAAAAADRHADDRADRRDLELVTIDPPGSMDLDQALRVVRDDDGFLVHYAIADVAALVEPGGALDAESTRRGETVYFPDGNVPLHPRVLSEGAGSLLPDQDRPAVLWTVRVGPGGDVLHTAVERATVRSRARLDYAGVAADVAAGSVHPAVAALADFGRVRESWTLARGAVSLNLPDQEVLPNTGASPRAWTLALAPRTPVDGWNAQVSLLVGMCAGTLMRDAGTGFFRTLPAATAGAVDELRAVAGSLGVPWPDGATPGQFLAGLAPDAPTTLALMSAGARLMRGAGYRALTPGEQVDDDTLAHAGVGGIYAHVTAPLRRLADRHATEVCLAVTSGAPVPGWVSAALPGLGKVMSGADTVAATAARRSVDLAEAVVLADQLGARFEATVMREANGRKEAEIFIESPAIIAPCSGAPGAGQCCTVEVTAADPDGGTVEFTVV; the protein is encoded by the coding sequence ATGACGACCCAGTGGCGGCTGCGCGCACCCGCGCTCGACTTCGACCGGCTCCGCGCCGAACTCGGACTGGCCGCCGAGTTCCCGGCCGACGTGACCGCGGAGGCCGCCGCGGCGGCCGACCGGCACGCGGACGACCGCGCCGACCGCCGCGACCTGGAATTGGTCACCATCGACCCGCCCGGCTCGATGGATCTGGACCAGGCGCTGCGCGTGGTGCGCGACGACGACGGCTTCCTGGTGCACTACGCGATCGCCGACGTCGCCGCCCTGGTGGAACCCGGGGGAGCACTCGACGCCGAAAGCACCCGCCGCGGCGAGACCGTGTACTTCCCGGACGGCAACGTTCCGCTGCATCCGCGCGTGCTGTCCGAGGGCGCGGGGTCGTTGCTGCCCGATCAGGACCGGCCCGCCGTGCTCTGGACGGTGCGCGTCGGCCCCGGCGGCGACGTGCTGCACACCGCGGTGGAACGGGCGACGGTGCGTTCGCGCGCCCGCCTCGACTACGCCGGGGTGGCCGCCGACGTCGCGGCGGGCTCGGTGCATCCGGCCGTGGCGGCGCTCGCCGACTTCGGGCGCGTCCGCGAGTCGTGGACGCTGGCGCGCGGCGCGGTCTCGCTGAATCTGCCCGACCAGGAGGTGCTGCCCAACACCGGGGCCAGCCCCCGCGCCTGGACACTCGCGCTGGCGCCGCGGACGCCCGTTGACGGCTGGAACGCCCAGGTGTCGCTGCTGGTCGGAATGTGTGCGGGCACGCTCATGCGCGACGCCGGAACCGGCTTCTTCCGCACGCTGCCCGCGGCGACGGCCGGGGCCGTGGACGAACTGCGGGCCGTGGCCGGCAGCCTGGGCGTCCCGTGGCCGGACGGCGCCACGCCCGGACAGTTCCTCGCCGGTCTCGCGCCCGACGCACCCACCACTCTCGCCCTGATGAGCGCCGGGGCCCGCCTGATGCGCGGCGCCGGCTACCGCGCGCTCACGCCGGGGGAGCAGGTGGACGACGACACGCTGGCGCACGCCGGAGTCGGCGGGATCTACGCGCACGTCACCGCGCCGCTGCGCCGGCTCGCCGACCGCCACGCCACCGAGGTCTGTCTCGCGGTGACCTCGGGGGCACCGGTGCCCGGCTGGGTGAGTGCGGCGCTGCCCGGGCTCGGCAAGGTCATGAGCGGCGCGGACACGGTCGCGGCGACGGCGGCGCGGCGGAGTGTCGATCTGGCCGAGGCGGTGGTGCTCGCCGACCAGCTCGGCGCGCGTTTCGAGGCCACGGTGATGCGCGAGGCGAACGGCCGCAAGGAAGCGGAGATCTTCATCGAATCGCCCGCGATCATCGCACCCTGCTCCGGGGCGCCCGGTGCCGGTCAGTGCTGCACGGTCGAGGTGACCGCCGCCGACCCGGACGGCGGAACCGTCGAGTTCACCGTCGTTTAG
- a CDS encoding bifunctional RNase H/acid phosphatase, whose translation MTSGGTAPSWQGQVREPTRLLLLRHGQTALSVDRRYSGHGDPELTDLGRAQADAAAGRLGRQGGIEVIVSSPLRRARATAQAVADRLGLEVVVHDGLIETDFGAWEGLTFREAAQRDPELHREWLGDVEVAPPGGESFARVAERLAATKADLIASYPGARVLAVSHVTPIKTLLRDALHVGPELLFRLHLDLASLSIAEYYPDGGSVVRLVNDTAHLQ comes from the coding sequence GTGACGAGCGGCGGGACGGCGCCCAGCTGGCAGGGACAGGTCCGCGAACCGACGCGTCTGCTGTTGCTGCGGCACGGTCAGACGGCGCTCTCGGTGGATCGCCGCTACTCCGGTCACGGCGACCCCGAACTCACCGACCTCGGCCGCGCGCAGGCGGACGCCGCGGCCGGCCGGCTCGGGCGGCAGGGCGGCATCGAGGTGATCGTGTCCTCGCCGCTGCGCCGCGCCCGGGCCACCGCGCAGGCGGTCGCCGACCGGCTGGGTCTGGAGGTCGTCGTGCACGACGGGCTGATCGAAACCGATTTCGGGGCCTGGGAGGGACTGACCTTCCGCGAGGCGGCGCAGCGTGATCCGGAACTGCACCGGGAATGGCTGGGCGACGTCGAGGTGGCCCCGCCCGGCGGGGAGAGCTTCGCGCGGGTCGCCGAGCGGCTCGCCGCGACGAAGGCGGACCTGATCGCGTCGTACCCGGGTGCCCGGGTACTCGCGGTCAGCCATGTCACGCCGATCAAGACGCTGCTGCGCGACGCCTTGCACGTCGGACCGGAACTGCTGTTCCGTCTGCATCTCGATCTGGCCTCGCTGTCGATCGCCGAGTACTACCCGGACGGCGGATCGGTCGTCCGCCTGGTCAACGACACCGCGCACCTGCAGTAG